A single window of Synechococcus sp. C9 DNA harbors:
- the atpH gene encoding ATP synthase F1 subunit delta, with protein sequence MTAQVARLTEPYAEALLDLAQSQNQLAPIEQELAELKQLLQTVPELARVLQQPTISPERKKNVLRQVLAGQVQPVVLNFLLLLVDRGRIVLLERIISSFQDMARNLRGTRLARVRSAVPLTPEQAQRLTERLTQLSGARQVELEMTVDPSLLGGFTVQLGSQFLDTSLRSQLQRLALRLSQNVV encoded by the coding sequence ATGACGGCACAGGTGGCCCGTTTGACCGAACCCTACGCCGAGGCCCTGTTGGATTTGGCACAAAGCCAGAACCAGTTGGCACCAATCGAACAGGAATTGGCAGAACTCAAACAGTTGCTCCAGACCGTTCCGGAGTTGGCACGGGTGTTGCAACAGCCCACCATCAGCCCGGAGCGCAAAAAAAATGTCCTGCGGCAGGTCTTGGCGGGGCAGGTGCAACCGGTGGTGTTAAATTTTCTCTTGTTGCTGGTGGACCGGGGGCGGATTGTCCTGCTGGAACGGATTATCAGTAGTTTTCAGGACATGGCCCGCAACCTGCGGGGTACCCGGTTGGCCCGGGTGCGCTCGGCAGTGCCCCTGACCCCAGAACAGGCACAACGGTTGACCGAACGCCTGACCCAGTTGAGCGGTGCCCGGCAGGTGGAATTGGAAATGACCGTGGACCCTTCCCTGCTGGGAGGATTTACGGTGCAGTTGGGTTCCCAATTTTTGGATACCAGTTTGCGGAGTCAGTTGCAACGGCTGGCTTTGCGGTTGAGTCAAAATGTTGTTTAG
- the atpE gene encoding ATP synthase F0 subunit C has protein sequence MDGLTSAASVLAAALAVGLGAIGPGLGQGRAAGQAVEGIARQPEAEGKIRGTLLLSLAFMEALTIYGLVVALVLLFANPFAG, from the coding sequence ATGGATGGTTTAACGTCTGCTGCTTCTGTGTTGGCCGCCGCTCTGGCCGTGGGCTTGGGGGCAATTGGGCCGGGTCTGGGTCAAGGTCGTGCCGCTGGGCAAGCGGTGGAAGGGATTGCTCGGCAACCGGAGGCGGAAGGGAAAATCCGGGGCACGCTACTGCTGAGTTTGGCGTTTATGGAAGCCTTGACGATTTACGGGCTGGTGGTGGCTTTGGTGCTGTTGTTTGCCAACCCGTTTGCCGGTTAA
- a CDS encoding F0F1 ATP synthase subunit B', whose protein sequence is MMMSVGTVWLAEAGGLFDLDATLPLMAIQFLVLVAVLNAVFYKPLLRVVDEREEYIRSNQAQAKELQAKAAELTRQYDQELAVARREAQKTLSAAQEQAKQESQAQIRVAQQAAQAQIAQAQADLAAQQAQALAQLEPQVQSLGEAILAKLLV, encoded by the coding sequence ATGATGATGTCCGTAGGTACGGTTTGGTTGGCAGAGGCGGGGGGGTTATTCGACCTGGATGCCACCCTGCCCCTGATGGCGATCCAGTTTTTGGTGTTGGTGGCGGTCTTGAATGCCGTTTTCTACAAACCCTTACTGCGGGTGGTGGATGAACGGGAGGAGTACATCCGGTCCAATCAAGCCCAAGCCAAGGAGCTTCAGGCGAAGGCGGCGGAATTGACCCGTCAGTACGACCAGGAATTGGCCGTCGCCCGGCGGGAAGCCCAGAAAACCCTGAGTGCGGCGCAGGAGCAGGCCAAACAGGAATCTCAGGCTCAAATCCGGGTGGCGCAACAGGCGGCCCAAGCCCAGATTGCTCAGGCTCAGGCGGATTTGGCGGCCCAACAGGCGCAGGCGCTCGCCCAATTGGAACCCCAGGTGCAGAGTCTGGGGGAGGCGATTTTGGCAAAGTTACTGGTTTGA
- the panD gene encoding aspartate 1-decarboxylase: MWRTFLLSKLHNATLTGVYLDYQGSIAIDQELLEQAGIFPQEQVQVANITNGQRLTTYVIAAPAGSGKVELNGAAAHCGRVGDRLIIMSYGLLTPEEWVHHVPKILILDAHNRVKINCSNPK; the protein is encoded by the coding sequence GTGTGGCGCACGTTTCTTCTCAGTAAACTGCACAATGCTACCCTCACCGGGGTCTATCTGGATTATCAGGGAAGCATTGCCATTGACCAGGAGTTGTTGGAACAGGCGGGCATTTTTCCCCAGGAACAGGTGCAGGTCGCTAATATCACCAATGGCCAGCGATTAACGACTTATGTCATTGCGGCACCAGCGGGTTCCGGCAAGGTGGAATTAAACGGGGCAGCGGCGCACTGTGGCAGGGTTGGGGACCGCTTGATTATCATGAGTTATGGATTATTAACCCCAGAGGAATGGGTGCATCATGTGCCCAAAATTTTAATTTTAGATGCACACAATCGGGTGAAAATTAACTGTAGTAATCCTAAGTGA
- a CDS encoding MBL fold metallo-hydrolase: protein MTLGCRVYSPGHGGAGVCLVVHLGAYRLMLDCGLSGLDPYFDLTPPADAVICSHAHPQHGRGLLALHRGFPDLPIYTSEVTRALLPLNWPVEPGLTGLGTVLPWRLPVPLTADVTVELIPAGHLPGAALVWVQYHTPQRTFSLLYTGNCFLANTRLTEGLRLADLRGIRPDVLILDGTAGTCKYPRRKQQEQHLVEAVVWGLTQGQRVWIGAGGIGEAQEILLVLRTHYLLTGRPVKIGVGAGVARGCDALGELLPFLPEPMQNFARHQSLFWDDRVYPQSYRWQGSAPQNFDIIVACTPPDVDYLRSGDWLVLWPQGESLPPDMPTQPYQLQAHNDGAATLQLIHTLRPQHLVLVHGSPTYLGDLAGLPELRNRYHVHIPQAGAWLDLPVGLPLVPSPPPEHTGSYEGELTETATGIRIDLPPTVTNDPRWLNFGATGLVSARWQGEDLLIRGLSPQEVLAPPPTAERTCAHCRFYRGQRCTQPDSPLMGLQVAPEGYCDAFAP, encoded by the coding sequence ATGACCCTGGGGTGTCGGGTCTATAGTCCAGGGCACGGGGGGGCAGGGGTGTGTCTGGTGGTGCATTTGGGTGCCTACCGCCTGATGTTGGATTGTGGCTTGTCGGGTTTGGACCCCTATTTTGACCTCACGCCTCCGGCAGATGCGGTCATTTGTTCCCATGCCCATCCCCAGCACGGTCGGGGGTTGCTGGCACTGCATCGGGGCTTTCCCGATTTACCCATCTACACCAGCGAGGTGACCCGGGCGTTGCTCCCCCTGAATTGGCCGGTGGAACCGGGGTTGACCGGGTTGGGAACGGTGTTGCCCTGGCGACTGCCGGTGCCCCTGACGGCGGATGTGACGGTGGAATTGATCCCAGCGGGGCATTTGCCGGGGGCGGCGTTGGTTTGGGTGCAGTACCATACCCCCCAGCGGACGTTTTCTCTGCTCTATACGGGCAATTGTTTTTTAGCCAATACCCGTTTGACGGAGGGGTTGCGGTTAGCGGATTTGCGGGGCATCCGTCCGGATGTGCTGATCCTGGATGGCACGGCGGGCACCTGCAAGTATCCCCGGCGCAAACAGCAGGAACAACACCTGGTGGAAGCGGTGGTGTGGGGGTTGACCCAGGGGCAGCGGGTGTGGATTGGGGCGGGGGGGATCGGGGAAGCCCAGGAGATTTTACTGGTGTTGCGCACCCACTATCTGCTCACGGGGCGACCGGTGAAAATTGGGGTAGGGGCGGGGGTGGCCAGGGGTTGTGATGCCCTGGGGGAATTGTTGCCCTTTTTGCCGGAGCCGATGCAGAATTTCGCCCGCCACCAAAGTCTGTTTTGGGATGACCGGGTTTATCCCCAGAGTTACCGCTGGCAGGGGTCAGCCCCGCAGAATTTTGACATTATTGTTGCCTGTACCCCACCGGATGTGGACTATCTGCGCTCCGGGGACTGGCTGGTGCTGTGGCCCCAGGGGGAGTCCCTGCCGCCGGATATGCCCACCCAACCCTATCAGCTCCAGGCGCACAACGATGGCGCCGCCACCCTGCAACTGATCCACACCCTGCGCCCTCAGCATTTGGTTCTGGTGCATGGCTCGCCCACCTATCTGGGGGACCTGGCGGGGTTGCCGGAACTCCGCAATCGCTACCATGTACACATTCCCCAGGCGGGGGCCTGGCTGGATTTACCCGTGGGTTTGCCCCTGGTGCCTAGCCCACCCCCAGAACATACGGGGAGCTACGAGGGGGAACTGACGGAAACGGCCACCGGCATCCGCATTGACCTGCCCCCAACCGTGACCAACGACCCCCGCTGGCTAAACTTTGGGGCGACTGGGCTGGTGTCTGCCCGCTGGCAGGGGGAAGACCTGCTGATCCGGGGCTTGAGTCCCCAGGAGGTCTTGGCACCCCCCCCCACCGCCGAACGCACCTGCGCCCACTGTCGCTTTTACCGGGGCCAACGCTGTACCCAACCGGACTCGCCCCTGATGGGGTTGCAGGTGGCTCCCGAAGGGTATTGCGACGCCTTTGCCCCCTAA
- a CDS encoding inorganic diphosphatase has product MNLSQIPAQPAEGLVNVIIEIPAGSRNKYELDKELGVIKLDRVLYSSVHYPFDYGFIPNTLGDDGDPLDGLVMMDEPTFPGCLITARPIGMLEMVDGGERDEKLLCVPADDPRYEKVKSLSDVAPHRLAEIAEFFRTYKNLQKKKVEVGEWKDVYSVMPLVAQCIQAYQNA; this is encoded by the coding sequence GTGAATCTGAGCCAAATCCCTGCCCAACCCGCCGAAGGTCTGGTGAATGTGATTATCGAAATCCCCGCCGGTTCCCGGAATAAATACGAATTGGACAAGGAATTGGGGGTGATCAAACTCGACCGGGTGTTGTATTCCTCCGTGCATTATCCCTTTGATTACGGCTTTATTCCCAATACCTTGGGGGATGACGGCGACCCCCTAGACGGCCTGGTGATGATGGACGAACCCACCTTTCCCGGCTGTCTGATTACCGCCCGTCCGATTGGGATGTTGGAAATGGTGGATGGGGGCGAACGGGATGAAAAACTGCTCTGTGTCCCTGCGGATGACCCCCGCTACGAAAAAGTTAAATCCCTCAGCGACGTGGCACCCCATCGGTTGGCGGAAATTGCCGAATTTTTCCGTACCTACAAAAATCTGCAAAAGAAGAAAGTGGAAGTTGGGGAATGGAAAGATGTGTACTCCGTCATGCCTTTGGTGGCACAATGTATCCAAGCCTATCAAAATGCCTAA
- a CDS encoding F0F1 ATP synthase subunit B: MDSLLLAMVEEGAGVRFNPDLLGTNALNIFLVLGLLIYYGRGFLGNLLGERQQTIAQTIQRAETAQKEAAATLKTAQHNLAQAQAMAAQLKQEGLAKAEQMRADLLALAAQEVERIGLQAQQSIELEQERTVAAIRQRITELTLAYVTAQLQQRLTPEMQSRLIDQGIARLGGGA, encoded by the coding sequence ATGGATTCCCTACTGCTGGCGATGGTGGAAGAGGGGGCTGGGGTGCGGTTCAATCCCGACCTGTTGGGTACCAATGCCCTCAATATCTTTTTGGTGCTGGGATTGTTGATTTACTACGGGCGGGGGTTTTTGGGGAACCTGTTGGGGGAACGGCAACAGACCATTGCCCAGACCATCCAACGGGCAGAAACGGCCCAAAAAGAAGCGGCGGCGACGCTGAAAACCGCCCAGCACAACCTGGCCCAGGCGCAGGCGATGGCGGCCCAGTTGAAGCAGGAGGGGCTGGCTAAGGCGGAACAGATGCGGGCAGACCTGCTGGCCCTGGCGGCGCAGGAAGTGGAACGGATTGGTCTGCAAGCCCAACAGAGTATTGAATTGGAGCAGGAGCGCACGGTGGCGGCGATTCGCCAACGGATTACCGAACTCACCCTGGCATACGTGACCGCCCAACTCCAACAGCGGTTGACTCCGGAGATGCAAAGCCGGTTGATTGACCAGGGCATTGCCCGGTTGGGAGGTGGGGCATGA
- the thiC gene encoding phosphomethylpyrimidine synthase, whose amino-acid sequence MAHLRTHWLAPRRGQDNVTQMHYARQGIITEEMNYVAEREQLPPSLIREEVARGRLIIPANINHENLEPMGIGIATKCKVNANIGASPNSSDIQKELEKLFLAVKYGADTVMDLSTGGGNLDEIRTAIIQNSPVPIGTVPVYQALESVHGNLDKLTPEDFLHVIEKHAQQGVDYMTIHAGILIEYLPLVKNRITGIVSRGGGIIARWMLHHHKQNPLYTHFRDIIEIFKKYDVSFSLGDSLRPGCLHDASDAAQLAELKTLGQLTRKAWEHDVQVMVEGPGHVPMDQIEFNVKKQMEECSEAPFYVLGPLVTDIAPGYDHITSAIGAALAGWYGTAMLCYVTPKEHLGLPNAEDVRNGLIAYKIAAHAADIARHRPGARDRDDALSTARYHFDWNRQFELALDPERAREYHDETLPADIYKTAEFCSMCGPKFCPMQTKVDAEQLQELEKFLAKQG is encoded by the coding sequence ATGGCTCATCTACGCACCCATTGGCTTGCCCCCCGGCGGGGTCAGGACAATGTTACCCAAATGCACTACGCCCGCCAAGGGATCATTACTGAAGAAATGAATTACGTGGCGGAACGGGAGCAACTACCCCCCTCGTTGATCCGGGAAGAAGTTGCCCGGGGACGGCTGATCATTCCCGCCAATATCAACCACGAAAATTTAGAACCAATGGGGATTGGCATTGCCACCAAATGTAAGGTGAATGCCAATATCGGTGCTTCCCCCAATTCTTCGGATATTCAAAAGGAATTGGAAAAACTGTTTTTGGCGGTGAAATACGGTGCGGATACGGTGATGGATTTGTCCACCGGTGGGGGCAATTTGGATGAAATTCGCACTGCCATTATCCAAAATTCGCCGGTGCCGATTGGGACGGTGCCTGTTTATCAAGCCCTGGAATCCGTGCATGGCAATTTAGACAAACTCACCCCGGAGGATTTCCTGCATGTGATTGAAAAACACGCCCAGCAGGGGGTGGACTACATGACCATCCACGCCGGGATTTTGATCGAGTATTTACCCTTGGTGAAAAACCGCATTACCGGCATTGTCTCCCGGGGCGGTGGGATCATTGCCCGCTGGATGTTGCACCACCATAAACAAAACCCGCTTTACACCCATTTCCGGGACATTATTGAGATTTTCAAAAAGTACGATGTGTCCTTTAGTTTGGGGGATTCCCTGCGCCCGGGTTGTCTGCATGATGCGTCCGATGCCGCCCAATTAGCCGAACTGAAAACCCTGGGGCAACTCACCCGCAAAGCCTGGGAGCATGATGTGCAGGTGATGGTGGAAGGCCCTGGTCATGTGCCGATGGATCAGATTGAATTTAACGTGAAAAAACAGATGGAGGAATGTTCGGAAGCCCCCTTCTATGTGCTGGGTCCCCTGGTGACGGATATTGCGCCCGGCTATGACCACATTACTTCAGCGATCGGGGCGGCACTGGCGGGGTGGTACGGCACGGCGATGCTGTGCTATGTCACGCCCAAGGAGCATTTGGGTCTGCCCAACGCCGAGGATGTGCGGAATGGGTTGATTGCCTACAAAATTGCTGCCCATGCCGCCGATATTGCCCGGCATCGTCCGGGGGCACGGGATCGGGATGATGCCCTGTCCACCGCCCGGTATCACTTTGACTGGAACCGGCAGTTTGAACTGGCACTTGACCCAGAGCGGGCCCGGGAATACCACGACGAGACCTTGCCGGCGGACATTTACAAAACGGCGGAATTTTGCTCCATGTGCGGGCCGAAATTCTGCCCGATGCAGACCAAGGTGGATGCGGAACAACTCCAGGAACTCGAAAAATTCCTCGCCAAACAGGGGTGA
- the atpA gene encoding F0F1 ATP synthase subunit alpha, which translates to MISIRPDEISQIIRQQIEQYDQTVQVANVGTVLQVGDGIARIYGLDKVMASELLEFSDGTVGIALNLEQDNVGAVLMGDGRDISEGSTVKATGKIAQVPVGEALIGRVVDPLGRPIDGKGPVNTTESRLLESPAPGIVARRSVYEPMQTGITAIDSMIPIGRGQRELIIGDRQTGKTAIALDTILNQADQDVICVYVAIGQKASSVAQVVGVLEERGAMKYSVVVAANADEPATLQYLAPYTGAAIAEYFMYRGKATLVIYDDLSKQAQAYRQMSLLLRRPPGREAYPGDVFYLHSRLLERAAKLNDALGGGSMTALPIIETQAGDVSAYIPTNVISITDGQIFLSADLFNAGVRPAINVGISVSRVGSAAQIKAMKQVAGKLKLELAQFAELEAFSQFASDLDKATREQLARGQRIREMLKQPQFSPLPVEEQVAIIYTCTNGYVDDLALEQVQPFLTGLREYLRANKPGYGEAVRTEKKLTPEAETLLKEGIKEYKASFTA; encoded by the coding sequence ATGATCAGCATCCGCCCCGATGAAATTAGCCAAATTATCCGGCAACAGATCGAGCAGTATGACCAAACGGTGCAGGTGGCCAATGTGGGAACCGTGCTCCAGGTGGGGGACGGTATTGCCCGCATCTATGGTTTGGACAAGGTGATGGCCTCGGAATTGCTGGAATTTAGCGACGGCACGGTGGGGATCGCCCTCAACCTGGAGCAGGACAATGTGGGGGCGGTGTTGATGGGGGATGGCCGGGATATTTCCGAGGGGAGTACGGTCAAGGCCACGGGGAAAATCGCCCAGGTGCCGGTGGGGGAAGCCCTGATTGGGCGGGTGGTGGACCCCTTGGGGCGACCGATTGATGGCAAAGGGCCGGTGAACACCACGGAAAGTCGCCTGTTGGAATCCCCGGCCCCGGGGATTGTGGCGCGGCGGTCGGTGTATGAACCGATGCAGACGGGGATTACGGCGATTGACTCCATGATTCCCATCGGGCGGGGGCAACGGGAGTTGATCATCGGCGACCGGCAAACGGGCAAGACGGCGATTGCCCTGGATACGATTTTGAACCAGGCGGATCAAGACGTGATCTGCGTGTATGTGGCGATTGGGCAAAAAGCCTCCTCGGTGGCCCAAGTGGTGGGGGTGTTGGAGGAACGGGGGGCGATGAAGTATTCGGTGGTGGTGGCGGCCAATGCGGATGAACCGGCCACCCTCCAGTATTTGGCTCCCTACACCGGGGCGGCGATTGCGGAATACTTTATGTATCGGGGCAAGGCGACCCTGGTGATTTACGACGATTTATCCAAGCAAGCCCAAGCCTACCGGCAGATGTCCCTGCTGTTGCGGCGGCCCCCGGGGCGGGAAGCCTACCCAGGGGATGTGTTTTACTTACACTCCCGGTTGTTGGAGCGGGCGGCTAAATTGAACGATGCCCTAGGCGGCGGCAGTATGACGGCCTTGCCGATCATTGAAACCCAGGCGGGGGACGTGTCGGCCTACATTCCCACGAATGTGATTTCGATTACGGATGGGCAAATTTTCCTGTCGGCGGATTTGTTCAATGCGGGGGTGCGCCCGGCGATCAATGTGGGGATTTCCGTGTCCCGGGTGGGTTCGGCGGCGCAGATCAAGGCCATGAAGCAGGTGGCGGGGAAACTGAAGCTGGAATTGGCGCAGTTTGCCGAATTGGAGGCGTTTTCCCAATTTGCCTCGGATTTGGACAAGGCCACCCGGGAGCAGTTGGCCCGGGGTCAGCGGATTCGGGAAATGCTCAAGCAACCCCAGTTTTCCCCTCTGCCGGTGGAGGAGCAGGTGGCGATCATTTATACCTGTACCAACGGCTATGTGGATGACCTGGCTCTGGAGCAGGTGCAGCCCTTTTTGACCGGACTGCGGGAGTATCTGCGGGCGAATAAACCGGGCTATGGGGAGGCGGTGCGGACGGAGAAAAAACTCACCCCGGAAGCCGAAACCCTGCTCAAGGAAGGGATCAAGGAATACAAAGCCAGTTTCACCGCCTAG
- a CDS encoding iron ABC transporter permease, whose protein sequence is MMVGLRTWVADVWLGVGLLLAGVFLVPVLVVLASVFDPQPEVWQHLLSTVLPEYALNTLILAVGVGVGVAVVGVATAWLVGVCDWPGRGFWEWALVLPFAAPAYVLALAYAEWLEVFGPVQGWLRRVTGWAVGQYWFPNIRSLPGAILMFICVLYPYVYLLVRVSFRQQSRPLLEASRLLGWGRWGTFWRVALPLARPAVMAGLALAVMETVADFGVVDYFGVPVFTTGIYRTWFNLGSRVAATQLAVCLLVVVLGLVVLELYSRREARYTQTQGGRAIRVRLRGWAVLGAWLVCGLPVLLGFVIPGGVLLELAVRYRTETFDASFWEAVGHTCILATVSAGLALLLALFWGYGNRLFPWGLLPGLTRLVGMGYAVPGAVIAVGVLWALGWVDQTLGRMVVGGTIGAVIFAYLVRYLPLALGAVEAGLARIAPELDEAAGSLGHPPWSTVVRVHLPLLAGTLASAGILVFVDVVKELPATLIIRPFNFDTLAIRVYRYAQDSRIIEAAGPALALVVVGMIPVLLLCRQIAQEGD, encoded by the coding sequence ATGATGGTTGGTTTGCGCACCTGGGTGGCTGACGTTTGGTTGGGGGTGGGTCTGCTGTTGGCGGGGGTGTTTCTGGTGCCCGTGCTGGTGGTACTCGCCAGTGTGTTCGACCCGCAACCGGAGGTGTGGCAGCATTTGCTCAGTACGGTGTTGCCGGAATATGCGCTCAATACCCTGATCCTGGCGGTGGGGGTAGGGGTGGGGGTGGCGGTGGTGGGGGTGGCGACGGCTTGGCTGGTGGGGGTGTGTGACTGGCCGGGACGGGGGTTTTGGGAGTGGGCGTTGGTCCTGCCTTTTGCGGCGCCTGCCTATGTCTTGGCGCTTGCCTATGCGGAATGGTTGGAGGTGTTTGGGCCGGTGCAGGGGTGGTTGCGGCGGGTGACGGGCTGGGCGGTGGGGCAGTACTGGTTCCCGAATATCCGTTCTCTGCCGGGGGCGATTCTCATGTTTATTTGCGTGTTGTATCCCTATGTGTATTTATTGGTGCGGGTGAGTTTTCGCCAGCAGTCCCGTCCTCTGTTGGAGGCCAGTCGGCTGCTGGGGTGGGGGCGGTGGGGCACGTTTTGGCGGGTGGCCTTGCCCTTGGCACGCCCGGCGGTGATGGCGGGGTTGGCCTTGGCGGTGATGGAAACGGTGGCGGATTTTGGGGTGGTGGATTATTTCGGGGTGCCTGTATTCACAACGGGAATTTATCGCACCTGGTTTAATCTGGGGTCACGGGTGGCGGCGACCCAGTTGGCGGTGTGTTTGCTGGTGGTGGTTTTGGGATTGGTTGTACTGGAATTGTACTCCCGGCGAGAGGCTCGTTATACCCAAACCCAGGGGGGGCGGGCGATCCGGGTGCGTCTGCGGGGCTGGGCGGTGCTGGGGGCGTGGCTGGTCTGTGGACTGCCGGTGCTGTTGGGGTTTGTGATTCCGGGGGGGGTACTGCTGGAGTTGGCGGTGCGCTACCGGACGGAAACTTTTGATGCGTCGTTTTGGGAGGCGGTGGGGCATACCTGTATTTTGGCGACGGTGAGTGCGGGGTTGGCGTTGCTGTTGGCGCTGTTTTGGGGCTATGGCAATCGGTTGTTCCCCTGGGGGCTACTGCCGGGGCTGACCCGCCTAGTGGGGATGGGTTATGCGGTGCCGGGGGCGGTGATTGCGGTGGGGGTGTTGTGGGCGTTGGGCTGGGTGGACCAAACCCTGGGGCGCATGGTGGTGGGCGGTACGATAGGGGCGGTGATTTTTGCCTATTTGGTGCGCTATTTGCCGTTGGCGTTGGGGGCGGTGGAGGCGGGCTTAGCCCGGATTGCGCCGGAGTTGGACGAGGCGGCGGGCAGTTTGGGGCATCCCCCTTGGAGTACGGTGGTGCGGGTGCATTTGCCCCTGCTGGCGGGCACGTTGGCGAGTGCGGGGATTTTGGTGTTTGTGGATGTGGTGAAGGAGTTACCGGCGACGCTGATCATTCGGCCGTTTAATTTCGATACCTTGGCGATTCGGGTGTATCGCTATGCCCAGGACAGTCGGATTATTGAGGCGGCGGGGCCGGCGTTGGCGTTGGTGGTGGTGGGGATGATCCCGGTGTTGCTGTTGTGTCGGCAAATTGCCCAGGAAGGGGATTAA
- a CDS encoding F0F1 ATP synthase subunit gamma, producing MASLKAIRDRIKSVKNTRKITEAMRLVAAAKVRRAQEQVLATRPFADRLAQVLYGLQSRLQLENLDVPLLQQRPVRRVALLILSGDRGLCGAYNANIIRRADNRITELRELGLDYVLIPVGRKSTQYFTRRQHPIDRSFTGLEQIPTAEEARRISQEVLSLFLSEDVDRVELIYTRFVSLISSRPVVQTILPMSLQGLEPQDDEIFRLTTREGRLEVERRPQAQVPGEVFPQEMVFEQDPVQIFSALLPLYLNNQILRALQEAASSELAARMTAMNNASDNAKALIKTLTLSYNKARQAAITQQILEVVSGANALQD from the coding sequence ATGGCGAGTTTGAAAGCGATCCGGGACCGGATCAAATCCGTGAAAAATACCCGCAAAATTACCGAGGCGATGCGGTTGGTGGCGGCGGCCAAGGTGCGGCGGGCGCAGGAACAGGTATTGGCGACCCGGCCGTTTGCGGACCGGTTGGCCCAGGTGTTGTACGGGTTGCAGTCCCGTTTGCAGTTGGAGAATCTGGATGTGCCCCTACTCCAACAGCGGCCGGTGCGGCGGGTGGCGTTGTTGATCCTTTCCGGGGACCGGGGGTTGTGCGGTGCCTATAATGCCAATATCATTCGGCGGGCGGATAACCGGATTACGGAATTACGGGAACTGGGGTTGGATTATGTCCTAATTCCGGTGGGGCGCAAGTCCACCCAGTATTTCACCCGCCGTCAGCACCCGATTGACCGCTCCTTTACCGGGTTGGAGCAGATTCCCACCGCCGAGGAAGCCCGCCGGATCAGCCAGGAGGTCCTGAGCTTATTTCTCTCCGAGGATGTGGACCGGGTGGAGTTGATTTACACCCGTTTTGTGTCGTTGATCAGCTCCCGACCGGTGGTGCAGACGATTTTGCCCATGTCCTTGCAGGGGTTGGAACCCCAGGATGATGAGATTTTCCGTTTGACCACCCGGGAAGGTCGGTTGGAGGTGGAACGCCGCCCCCAAGCCCAGGTGCCCGGCGAGGTGTTTCCCCAGGAGATGGTCTTTGAACAGGACCCGGTGCAGATTTTTAGTGCCCTACTGCCCCTGTATCTGAATAACCAGATACTCCGGGCGTTGCAGGAGGCGGCTTCCAGCGAATTGGCCGCCCGGATGACGGCGATGAACAACGCCAGCGACAATGCCAAAGCTCTGATCAAAACCCTCACCCTCTCCTACAACAAAGCCCGGCAAGCCGCCATCACCCAACAAATTTTGGAGGTGGTGTCCGGGGCAAACGCCCTGCAGGATTAG
- a CDS encoding GNAT family N-acetyltransferase → MIRPITLGDLGQLAVLLADCFPPPLNPGGWGTAIWQRTIEQDVRQRLEREGDKILWLGVWREAKLVGAVELSQRQWLHVHYIYLANLAVAAPYRRQGLGRQLLTAAEAAVQTWPQEHLYLHVMENNQAARGLYQGLGYRVERWEWTWQTWLGGPKRLLLAKPLCRYNRECSQA, encoded by the coding sequence GTGATTCGACCGATTACCCTGGGGGATTTAGGGCAGTTGGCTGTACTGTTAGCCGATTGTTTCCCGCCGCCTTTGAACCCGGGGGGCTGGGGCACGGCCATTTGGCAACGCACGATTGAGCAGGATGTACGGCAACGCCTGGAACGGGAGGGGGACAAAATCCTCTGGCTGGGAGTCTGGCGGGAGGCAAAGCTGGTCGGGGCGGTGGAATTGAGCCAGCGGCAATGGTTGCATGTGCATTACATTTACCTGGCGAATCTGGCGGTGGCGGCACCCTATCGGCGGCAGGGGTTGGGGCGGCAATTGCTCACGGCGGCGGAAGCGGCAGTACAGACCTGGCCCCAGGAGCATTTATACCTGCACGTCATGGAAAACAACCAAGCCGCCCGGGGACTCTACCAGGGGTTGGGCTATCGGGTGGAACGGTGGGAATGGACCTGGCAGACCTGGCTGGGGGGTCCCAAACGGTTACTGCTTGCCAAACCCCTTTGCCGGTACAATCGAGAATGTTCCCAAGCGTGA